The Andrena cerasifolii isolate SP2316 chromosome 15, iyAndCera1_principal, whole genome shotgun sequence genome includes a window with the following:
- the Pfdn1 gene encoding prefoldin subunit 1: MANEPHEELKKAFSQFHEKVIDTRQKLKLADMKIEKLKWSKQRAELTVKEITSYPESTKTYESVGRMFLLDDIANIKVGLEQQMKSADEKVETLENRKTYLQQNLKECENNIREMIQERYN; encoded by the coding sequence ATGGCAAACGAGCCGCACGAGGAACTGAAAAAGGCGTTCTCGCAATTTCACGAAAAAGTGATCGATACCAGGCAAAAATTGAAGCTGGCTGACATGAAGATCGAGAAACTGAAATGGTCGAAGCAACGCGCAGAATTGACCGTCAAAGAAATAACCTCTTACCCGGAGAGCACAAAGACGTACGAATCCGTGGGTAGGATGTTCCTCCTGGATGACATCGCGAACATTAAAGTCGGCCTCGAGCAGCAGATGAAGTCCGCTGACGAGAAAGTGGAAACTTTGGAGAACAGAAAGACGTACCTGCAGCAGAACTTGAAGGAATGCGAAAACAACATCAGGGAAATGATTCAAGAGAGATACAATTAA